The following proteins come from a genomic window of Chloroflexia bacterium SDU3-3:
- a CDS encoding glycogen synthase, with the protein MNILYVAAEMSPLIKTGGLADVASALPAALRKLGHDARVVVPCYHQARFHKALQTPACATSFLPVGERQEIMRIHTTQQNGIPIYLLDIPTAFERGAIYGEADDDRRFILFARGVMALMLHLRDIVGWPIDVVHANDWHCGLVPNYLKTYYRYAFGNVASVFTAHNLAYQGLFSPFTLHLSGLGEGGLIERNIGLAAQNFNFLARGLLFADIINTISPTYSVEILTPDQSEGLHPLLQMRHERLAGIMHGIDYGIFDPETDPALAANYSAADTNGKRLCKAALQQEVGLEVDIQRPLIGVPGPLTLAHGIDLVIQALPWLIDETDAQMVLQGSGDSIAQQVLRSFADQHPDRIQLLAGTDPELAHQLYAGCDTCLIPPLRDPGGTDQLIALRYGCVPVVHAVGGLNDTVREGYDGNGFRFHAYQSRDLIDAIRRSITSYSDAAGWKHLRQRGMSEDNSWLASAREYIGLYDWAQRVI; encoded by the coding sequence ATGAACATTCTATATGTAGCAGCCGAGATGTCGCCGCTGATCAAAACCGGCGGGCTGGCCGATGTGGCCAGCGCGCTGCCCGCCGCGCTGCGCAAGCTGGGCCACGACGCTCGCGTGGTGGTGCCCTGCTACCACCAGGCGCGCTTCCACAAGGCGCTGCAGACCCCCGCCTGCGCCACCAGCTTCCTGCCCGTGGGCGAGCGGCAGGAGATCATGCGCATCCACACCACCCAGCAGAACGGCATCCCCATCTACCTGCTCGACATCCCCACCGCCTTCGAGCGCGGCGCGATCTACGGCGAGGCCGACGACGACCGCCGCTTCATCCTGTTCGCGCGCGGCGTGATGGCGCTGATGCTGCACCTGCGCGACATCGTGGGCTGGCCAATCGATGTGGTGCACGCCAACGATTGGCACTGCGGCCTGGTGCCCAACTACCTAAAAACCTACTACCGCTACGCCTTCGGCAACGTGGCCTCGGTGTTCACCGCCCACAACCTGGCCTACCAGGGCCTGTTCAGCCCCTTCACGCTGCACCTCAGCGGCCTCGGCGAGGGCGGCCTGATCGAGCGCAACATCGGCCTGGCGGCCCAGAACTTCAACTTCCTGGCTCGCGGCCTGCTGTTCGCCGACATTATCAACACGATCAGCCCCACCTACTCGGTCGAGATCCTCACCCCCGATCAGAGCGAAGGCCTGCACCCGCTGCTGCAGATGCGCCACGAGCGCCTCGCGGGCATCATGCACGGCATCGACTACGGCATCTTCGACCCCGAGACCGACCCGGCCCTGGCCGCCAACTACTCGGCTGCCGACACCAACGGCAAGCGGCTCTGCAAGGCCGCGCTGCAGCAGGAGGTGGGGCTAGAGGTGGACATCCAGCGCCCGCTGATCGGCGTGCCCGGGCCGCTCACCCTGGCCCACGGCATCGACCTCGTCATCCAGGCGCTGCCCTGGCTGATCGATGAGACCGACGCCCAGATGGTGCTGCAGGGCAGCGGCGACAGCATCGCCCAGCAGGTGCTGCGCTCTTTCGCCGACCAGCACCCCGACCGCATCCAGCTGCTGGCCGGCACCGACCCCGAGCTGGCCCACCAGCTCTACGCGGGCTGCGACACCTGCCTCATCCCGCCGCTGCGCGACCCAGGCGGCACCGACCAGCTGATCGCGCTGCGCTACGGCTGCGTGCCGGTGGTGCACGCCGTGGGCGGACTGAACGACACGGTGCGCGAGGGCTACGACGGCAACGGGTTCCGCTTCCACGCCTATCAGAGCCGCGACCTGATCGACGCCATCCGCCGCAGCATCACATCCTACAGCGATGCGGCGGGCTGGAAGCACCTGCGCCAGCGCGGCATGAGCGAAGACAATTCCTGGCTGGCATCCGCGCGCGAGTACATCGGGCTGTACGACTGGGCGCAGCGCGTGATCTAG
- the glgA gene encoding glycogen synthase — protein sequence MQDLHKVALFTNEYPPYIYGGAGVHVEYLSRELAKLVPVEVRCFGDQDVADERLRVRGYGPWPEAKQGTDPRFGGALDAFQRSLAMAKDTLDADIVHCHTWYTDMAGVLAKKLWGVPQVLTIHSLEPLRPWKVEQLGNAYHLSSWMERTAILDADAVVAVSKETRNDVLRLFPIDPAKVHVIHNGIDLAQYRAAPANDALIRRGVDPTRPFVLFVGRITRQKGIIHLVNAIPQIDPSLQVVLCAGAPDTKEIGAEMTERVAEVSAKREGVIWVQEMLPRDEVIQFYANAAVFCCPSVYEPFGIINLEAMACETAVVASAVGGIPEVVVPGETGELVDLALREGTFEPVDAAKFSHDLAQAINKVALDPELQARYGKNGRRRVEDHFSWEAIAQRTLDLYRSL from the coding sequence ATGCAGGATCTGCACAAGGTGGCGCTGTTCACCAACGAGTACCCGCCCTATATCTACGGCGGCGCGGGCGTCCACGTCGAATACCTCAGCCGCGAGCTGGCCAAGCTGGTGCCGGTCGAGGTGCGCTGCTTCGGCGACCAGGATGTGGCCGACGAGCGGCTGCGCGTGCGCGGCTACGGCCCCTGGCCCGAGGCCAAGCAGGGCACCGACCCGCGCTTCGGCGGGGCGCTGGATGCCTTCCAGCGCAGCCTGGCCATGGCCAAGGACACCCTGGACGCCGACATCGTCCACTGCCACACCTGGTACACCGATATGGCGGGCGTGCTGGCCAAGAAGCTCTGGGGCGTGCCGCAGGTGCTCACCATCCACTCGCTAGAGCCGCTGCGGCCCTGGAAGGTGGAGCAGCTGGGCAACGCCTACCACCTGAGCAGCTGGATGGAGCGCACCGCCATCCTGGATGCCGACGCGGTGGTGGCGGTCTCGAAGGAGACCCGCAACGATGTGCTGCGGCTCTTCCCCATCGACCCCGCCAAGGTGCACGTCATCCACAACGGCATCGACCTGGCCCAGTACCGCGCCGCCCCCGCCAACGATGCGCTGATCAGGCGCGGGGTGGACCCCACGCGGCCCTTTGTGCTGTTCGTCGGGCGCATCACCCGCCAGAAGGGCATCATCCACCTGGTCAACGCTATCCCGCAGATCGACCCGTCGCTCCAGGTGGTGCTGTGCGCGGGCGCGCCCGACACCAAGGAGATCGGCGCGGAGATGACCGAGCGCGTGGCCGAGGTCAGCGCCAAGCGCGAGGGCGTGATCTGGGTGCAGGAGATGCTGCCGCGCGATGAGGTCATCCAGTTCTACGCCAACGCCGCCGTGTTCTGCTGCCCCTCGGTCTACGAGCCGTTCGGCATTATCAACCTAGAGGCCATGGCCTGCGAGACCGCCGTGGTCGCATCCGCCGTGGGCGGCATCCCCGAGGTGGTGGTGCCCGGCGAGACCGGCGAGCTGGTCGACCTGGCCCTGCGCGAGGGCACCTTCGAGCCGGTGGACGCGGCCAAGTTCTCGCACGATCTGGCCCAGGCGATCAACAAGGTGGCGCTCGACCCCGAGCTGCAGGCGCGCTATGGCAAGAATGGCCGCCGCCGCGTCGAGGATCACTTCAGCTGGGAGGCGATCGCCCAGCGCACGCTCGATCTCTACCGCTCGCTCTAG
- a CDS encoding zinc-ribbon domain-containing protein — MMKCPTCGAENDPANRFCDQCGTKLDAAPAPAAPVAAPAAVSVSPTTCPICGAAVLPGEAFCDECGAPLAAAPVVTDDAPAAAPAPAADDAPTLFAPPVASAPAEASVACPACGHQNLPGDRFCENCGASLEQAAPAAAAPAPAAEAAPAASAPAPAPLEPATPEPPAVPAPEPEAAAPVPVTQVPEPEAAAPAEAAAPAEAAAPAEAAAPAEPAPEEDELPAADQLFPAAPAEAPAASADDAQRAEFEAEVAKQEQIIAQFEQMQAMFGATTPPAVAQGLADARAARAAAQAVLDTLAATPAAPAVDPAEVARLEGEIAQQSQIIAQFEQMQGMFGAATPPAVVQGLADARVALDKAQAELAALTGAAPAAAPAAPVAAPAAAPAPAAPGPRLVVESSGVELPLVLDKAELIIGREDPISGIFPEVDLTGHGGETGGVSRQHAKLLHTGDQWSVVDLNSTNYTRVDSVRLDPNVPTPVGDGSRIQLGRVVLVFRA, encoded by the coding sequence ATAATGAAGTGCCCCACCTGCGGCGCTGAGAACGATCCGGCGAACCGCTTCTGCGATCAGTGCGGAACCAAGCTCGATGCCGCGCCCGCGCCCGCCGCCCCGGTGGCTGCCCCCGCCGCTGTGTCGGTCTCGCCCACCACCTGCCCGATCTGCGGCGCGGCGGTGCTGCCCGGCGAGGCGTTCTGCGACGAGTGCGGCGCACCCCTGGCCGCTGCGCCGGTGGTGACCGACGACGCGCCCGCCGCAGCGCCCGCCCCTGCAGCGGATGATGCGCCCACCCTGTTCGCGCCGCCGGTGGCCAGCGCGCCCGCCGAGGCCAGCGTGGCCTGCCCGGCCTGCGGCCACCAGAACCTGCCCGGCGACCGCTTCTGCGAGAACTGCGGCGCGTCGCTTGAGCAGGCCGCGCCTGCCGCCGCCGCGCCCGCGCCCGCCGCCGAGGCGGCCCCTGCCGCCAGCGCCCCCGCGCCCGCGCCGCTGGAGCCTGCCACGCCCGAGCCGCCTGCGGTGCCGGCCCCCGAGCCGGAGGCCGCCGCGCCTGTGCCTGTGACCCAGGTGCCCGAGCCAGAGGCCGCTGCGCCCGCCGAGGCCGCTGCCCCTGCCGAGGCCGCTGCCCCTGCCGAGGCCGCTGCCCCCGCCGAGCCAGCGCCCGAAGAGGACGAGCTACCCGCCGCCGACCAGCTGTTCCCCGCCGCGCCCGCTGAGGCCCCCGCCGCCAGCGCCGACGACGCGCAGCGCGCCGAATTCGAGGCCGAGGTCGCCAAGCAGGAGCAGATCATCGCGCAGTTCGAGCAGATGCAGGCGATGTTCGGGGCCACCACGCCGCCCGCGGTGGCGCAGGGCCTGGCCGATGCCCGCGCCGCCCGCGCTGCTGCCCAGGCGGTGCTTGATACCCTGGCCGCCACCCCTGCCGCGCCCGCCGTCGACCCGGCGGAGGTTGCCCGCCTAGAGGGCGAGATCGCGCAGCAGAGCCAGATCATCGCGCAGTTCGAGCAGATGCAGGGCATGTTCGGCGCGGCCACACCGCCCGCCGTGGTGCAGGGCCTGGCCGATGCCCGCGTGGCGCTGGACAAGGCCCAGGCCGAGCTGGCCGCGCTCACCGGCGCCGCGCCTGCCGCTGCGCCTGCCGCGCCGGTGGCTGCGCCTGCTGCCGCGCCTGCGCCCGCTGCGCCTGGCCCTCGGCTGGTGGTCGAGTCCAGCGGGGTCGAGCTGCCGCTGGTGCTCGACAAGGCCGAGCTAATCATCGGGCGCGAGGATCCGATCAGCGGGATCTTCCCCGAGGTCGACCTCACTGGCCACGGCGGCGAGACCGGCGGCGTCAGCCGCCAGCACGCCAAGCTGCTGCACACGGGCGACCAGTGGTCGGTGGTGGATCTGAACAGCACCAACTACACGCGGGTCGATAGCGTGCGGCTCGACCCCAACGTGCCCACGCCGGTGGGCGACGGCTCGCGCATCCAGCTTGGCCGCGTGGTGCTGGTGTTCCGCGCCTAG
- a CDS encoding VWA domain-containing protein, with protein MAEPITMTCTWGRAPLPTSATPQVAYLLVEAASAAATESVPQNLCFVLDRSGSMQGPKLAALKDATKRVIDMLAPEDVVSIVIFDDTVQTLLPATPATDKAMLKDAVDTIVEAGGTALSGGMRAGQAELMKNHSADRISSMLLLTDGQTWGDEPTCRDIATALGQAGVKVTALGLGAEWNEQLLDDIADATGGLADYIAEPGKIATFFQRAVRSAKGTVARDARLLLRLARDAAPRAVHRALPTIANLGYQPIGQNEVAVRMGDLEAGSAASVVIDMLIQPRPAGTFRIAQAELHYTPVGGGDEQVIKQDVLLELTADASAPAYDPRVMNLVEKVTAFKLQTRALSEAEAGNISGATQKLRAAATRLLDLGELELAKSAEAQAAQLEQGGPISSETQKELKYATRRLTQKLEE; from the coding sequence ATGGCCGAACCAATAACCATGACCTGCACCTGGGGGCGCGCGCCGCTCCCGACCAGCGCCACGCCCCAGGTCGCCTACCTGCTCGTCGAGGCGGCGAGCGCCGCCGCAACCGAGTCGGTGCCGCAGAACCTCTGCTTCGTGCTCGACCGCTCTGGCTCGATGCAGGGGCCGAAGCTGGCCGCGCTGAAGGACGCCACCAAGCGCGTGATCGACATGCTCGCGCCCGAGGATGTGGTCTCGATCGTGATCTTCGATGACACGGTGCAGACCCTGCTGCCCGCCACCCCCGCCACCGACAAGGCCATGCTCAAAGATGCCGTCGATACCATCGTCGAGGCGGGCGGCACGGCGCTCTCGGGCGGCATGCGCGCCGGGCAGGCCGAGCTGATGAAGAACCACAGCGCCGACCGCATCAGCTCGATGCTGCTGCTGACCGACGGCCAGACCTGGGGCGACGAGCCGACCTGCCGTGATATCGCCACGGCGCTGGGCCAGGCCGGGGTGAAGGTGACGGCGCTGGGCCTGGGGGCCGAGTGGAACGAGCAGCTGCTCGACGACATCGCCGACGCCACAGGCGGCCTGGCCGACTACATCGCCGAGCCGGGCAAGATCGCCACCTTCTTCCAGCGCGCCGTGCGCTCGGCCAAGGGCACGGTGGCCCGCGACGCCCGCCTGCTGCTGCGGCTGGCCCGCGACGCCGCGCCGCGCGCGGTGCACCGCGCCCTGCCCACCATCGCCAACCTGGGCTACCAGCCGATCGGCCAGAACGAGGTGGCGGTGCGTATGGGCGATCTGGAGGCGGGCAGCGCGGCCAGCGTGGTGATCGATATGCTCATCCAGCCCCGCCCGGCGGGCACCTTCCGCATCGCCCAGGCCGAGCTGCACTACACGCCCGTGGGCGGCGGCGACGAGCAGGTGATCAAGCAGGATGTGCTGCTGGAGCTGACCGCCGACGCCAGCGCGCCCGCCTACGACCCGCGCGTGATGAACCTGGTCGAGAAGGTCACGGCCTTCAAGCTCCAGACCCGCGCGCTCTCCGAGGCCGAGGCTGGCAATATCAGCGGCGCGACCCAGAAGCTGCGCGCCGCCGCCACCCGGCTGCTCGACCTTGGCGAGCTGGAGCTGGCCAAGAGCGCCGAGGCCCAGGCCGCCCAGCTGGAGCAGGGCGGGCCGATTAGCTCCGAGACCCAGAAGGAGCTGAAGTACGCCACCCGGCGGCTGACCCAGAAGCTTGAGGAGTAG